A stretch of the Streptosporangium sp. NBC_01755 genome encodes the following:
- the nuoN gene encoding NADH-quinone oxidoreductase subunit NuoN: MNGTIQAPTIEYALLAPMLLVFGAAVLGVLAEAFAPRYLRKSIQMPLTLLALLGAFVMTVLNGVTGLPDAPAAMGSVAVDGPSLFIWGIILVLALVSTLLINDEDQFVAQAAAVPGSPDEEEAILSGYAQTEVYPLLLFSVGGMLLFASANDLLAMFVGLEVMSLPLYLLCGLARHRRLLSQEASVKYFLLGAFSSAFFLYGTALVYGYAGSVDLKAISAALSVVSGQETLLLVGLALLGVGLLFKIGAAPFQAWKPDVYQGAPTAVTALMASTVLVAAFGAVLRVFWVALGGLEWDWKPVMWGIAILTMIVGAILAITQTEIKRMLAYSSIAHAGFLLTGVVAIGAAEQNKLALSAILFYLAAYGFTTVGAFAVVTMVRDAGGEAGHLSRWAGLGKRAPVLAGVFAFFLLAFAGIPLTSGFFGKYAVFSAAVAGDALPLVIVGVVSSAIAAFFYVRVIVLMFFNEPVVDGPSIATPTVGTSAVVALAAAATVVLGVFPQPVLDLADQAASALFIR, translated from the coding sequence GTGAACGGCACCATCCAAGCCCCGACAATCGAGTACGCGCTGCTCGCGCCGATGCTGCTGGTGTTCGGTGCGGCTGTCCTCGGGGTGCTGGCCGAGGCGTTCGCGCCCCGCTACCTGCGCAAGTCGATCCAGATGCCGCTCACGCTGCTCGCCCTGCTCGGCGCGTTCGTCATGACCGTCCTCAACGGCGTCACCGGCCTGCCGGATGCCCCGGCGGCCATGGGCTCGGTCGCGGTGGACGGGCCCTCCCTGTTCATCTGGGGCATCATCCTCGTCCTGGCGCTGGTCAGCACGCTTCTGATCAACGACGAGGACCAGTTCGTCGCGCAGGCGGCGGCGGTACCGGGAAGCCCGGACGAGGAGGAGGCGATCCTCAGCGGATACGCCCAGACCGAGGTCTACCCGCTGCTGCTGTTCTCGGTCGGCGGCATGCTGCTCTTCGCCTCCGCCAATGACCTGCTGGCCATGTTCGTCGGCCTTGAGGTCATGTCCCTGCCGCTGTACCTGCTCTGCGGCCTGGCCCGCCACCGCCGCCTGCTCTCGCAGGAGGCCTCGGTCAAGTACTTCCTGCTCGGCGCGTTCTCCTCGGCCTTCTTCCTGTACGGCACGGCCCTGGTCTACGGCTACGCCGGGTCGGTGGACCTGAAGGCCATCAGCGCCGCGCTCAGCGTGGTCAGCGGCCAGGAGACGCTGCTGCTGGTCGGCCTGGCGCTGCTCGGCGTCGGCCTGCTCTTCAAGATCGGAGCCGCGCCGTTCCAGGCGTGGAAGCCCGACGTCTACCAGGGAGCGCCCACCGCGGTCACCGCTCTGATGGCCTCCACGGTGCTCGTGGCGGCCTTCGGCGCCGTGCTGAGGGTTTTCTGGGTCGCCCTGGGCGGCCTGGAGTGGGACTGGAAGCCGGTCATGTGGGGCATCGCGATCCTGACGATGATCGTCGGTGCGATCCTGGCCATCACCCAGACCGAGATCAAGCGCATGCTCGCCTACTCCTCGATCGCGCACGCGGGCTTCCTGCTCACCGGCGTCGTCGCGATCGGCGCCGCCGAGCAGAACAAGCTCGCCCTGTCGGCCATCCTGTTCTACCTGGCCGCGTACGGCTTCACCACGGTCGGCGCCTTCGCGGTCGTCACCATGGTCCGTGACGCGGGCGGCGAGGCCGGGCACCTGTCCCGCTGGGCCGGTCTGGGCAAGCGTGCTCCCGTTCTCGCGGGTGTTTTCGCCTTCTTTTTGCTGGCATTCGCCGGCATCCCGCTCACGAGCGGCTTCTTCGGCAAGTACGCCGTCTTCTCGGCGGCGGTCGCCGGAGACGCTCTGCCGCTGGTCATCGTGGGTGTGGTCAGCTCGGCGATCGCCGCGTTCTTCTACGTCCGGGTGATCGTGCTGATGTTCTTCAACGAGCCTGTCGTCGACGGGCCGTCCATCGCGACGCCCACGGTGGGCACCTCGGCTGTGGTCGCTCTCGCCGCAGCGGCTACGGTAGTGCTGGGGGTTTTCCCGCAGCCGGTGCTCGATCTCGCGGATCAGGCTGCGTCCGCGCTGTTCATACGCTAG